The genomic region GCCAGAAGGGCGTCGTGGCCGCTCTCCAGGTTCAGCACGACGTGGCGCGGTGATTCCGGCGTCGAGTCGCGCACCGCTTCGGCAGCGGCCACGCGCAGCGGCGACCATTCGGCGCAGCCATCGGCGCGGGCGCAGTCGAGGCTGCGGTCCTGGTGCGCGGCCGCGCGCACCACATCAACGCGCACGCGCTCACGCGAGGGCGTGCAGGCCGCCAGCAGCAGGCAGAGCAGGGCGCAGAGCAGCAGCGGCATTCGATGCGGAAGCATGGCGCGATAGCTGGGTTCTAGAAATTTTCGCGCGGCGGAGCCGCCGGTTCGCGCAGGCGGATATCGAAGCTGAGCTTGACCTTGTCGCTGACGAAGACGCGCCGGGCGGTCATGCCGAATCGGCTGCGGTCGACCTCGCCGCGCGCTTGCACGGGGCAGTCGATACCCGGCCGCGCGCACTCGGCGGGCAGCAGCTCGAAGCGCACCGGTCGGCTGATGCCGCGCAGGGTCAACACGCCCTCGATCGCGCCGCCTTCATGCAGCACCGACTTGGAGAGACCGGCGGCGCGGAACTCGATCCAAGGGTGGCGGGCGGTGTCGAAGAAGTCGGCCGATCGCGCCCAGTCCTCATGGCTCTCGCGGCCCATCAAGACGCTGCCGGAGGCGATTCGCACCTCCAGCAGCCAGGCCTCGTCGGCCTCCGGCCGCACCACCCCTTCGATGTGGGCGAAACGGC from Lysobacterales bacterium harbors:
- a CDS encoding YceI family protein translates to MSKAMASAMCLRTLAGGLLALWMALTPVHADEPGLRIDTANSVAGFSVRAAWVKRIDGRFAHIEGVVRPEADEAWLLEVRIASGSVLMGRESHEDWARSADFFDTARHPWIEFRAAGLSKSVLHEGGAIEGVLTLRGISRPVRFELLPAECARPGIDCPVQARGEVDRSRFGMTARRVFVSDKVKLSFDIRLREPAAPPRENF